TTTCCTTAAAAGATAAATGCAAAAAATTGGATATGTCTATAGCAAAGGGGTGTAAGGCAAAACAAATTATACCTGCAATAATGCCACAAAAGATGAGACCAAGCCATTAATGCTAGAGCTTGGACCTGAAGACAATTTCAAAGCCTTTAGACTGCCCTGCCAAAGACATGAGACATTGGCATTTAGTAAGAGTTATATCATTCAGTCTCAAAAACATAGAAAACAATAGGAATACATGCAAAAGAATGTGAATTCTAAAAAActtgaaacaaaacaaacagaaagacACCAATATTTATCTCTTAAAAAATGTCTATGACATATCCAGATGACTACAAACCCGTTAAGCCGGCAAAGCATGTTGATCTCTTGGACAAAACAATCACGCAGAGGAAGCACAATAGGAATCTCCCATCTAGCATCAACATACTGTATATCTGCAGATAATGAATATCCTTGACCCTGTAAAAACATAGTTGAGACATTACATAAGCTCATTTCTCAAGTAGAATGAAAGAAAGAGGACAAACATAGATAATGTCAATATGTCATAACTCATAAGGATTACTATGAAGTGTAAGCAACACGATTTGATTTTATACAGGAGCAAGGTGGACATGAGTCATATAATCCGCATAGCACATAATCACAAAATGCTCAacttaaagaaataaaaatgcgAAGAGGAAGCAAAAAGATTTGCTTAGTACATGCATCATCACCTTATAGGCAAGGATTACTCAGTTCAAATAGTTCACACGTAAGAGTTCCATCAGGATAATcctgaaaaaatatattttaagatTGGGAGGCCAAAGCCAGGCAACCTGATAATGTTACCCTTTGAAGGGAAATTTATTAAAGAAATGTCTAAAGTACTATAGAAAATGTTCATATATGGAGTCAATGCAACCAACGACATGCATATAACTTCACCAACTAACTCTACTAGTATAATGCTTTCAGAGAAACTAGAAAAAGCACATCAGAAAATCCACAACTAACCAATTTGGTAAGGCACAGAATATTCGATTAGGCAAGCTCATTCAGGATCACGAGTCATGACAGGAAGTTCTTAATTTACTCCTAGTAGGCTAGTACTGACTTTGGTTCAGTCAAATTCAAATAACAAACCTTCACTGTGGCTGAAATGACATGGGCAGCGATCCTGGAAATGCATGATCCTAGAACAATTCTGTTATACCCATATTCAGAAGCAACCTGGACAATGATGAAAAGTTAAGTGGATTGGAACCctttttcaatcacacacacaAGTGTTAAGATTCAAACACATAAATATAGTATGACAATGATCTCCAGAAACAAACCTTTTGCAGGGCCAACATACGCAGATGAAGCAACAGATCCTCCCTTCCAGTAGGATCACTCACCGAGTTCACAAGCTTCATCATTCTCTCCTTTCCATCACTAGAATCCGAGGAGTAAACCATCTCAATAGGAACAAGATGTAAATCCTTCCTCGGCGGGGCTAAACTCGACACAACCGAACTAATAACTTCAACAGCCTCCTCCATTTCATGAGAAGGAATCGGCATAACAACACtctcatcaataaacaccactcCAACACCAAACACCGGCAGCGACCTATCTCTACTAGCATCAAAGTTCTTTTGGGCCCTCTCTTGCATGTCATGCACAAACTGCAAAGCTACCCtatataaaataaaacacaaattttAATAATCTACAAAGTACAAAATCTAAATTAAAATCAACCCACATTCTAGCATGTCCTGCACAACCTACAATCTACCTTAAAAAATCACAAGTATTAATTTTTATCACCTACAATATGAAAAATTCTAAATTGAAATTGACCCATCATTCCATATGCATTAAATTACATAAATAGCTATAAAAAGACAAAAAGGATTGGATTTGTGTTGACCTGGAAGAAGGGCCACCAGAGAAGGCAACGAGGACCTTATCAGTGGGTGAAATCATGGCGTTGGATGTGACGGCGAGGCGAAACTTCCCGAACAAGTTGCTCCTGAAGCAAT
This is a stretch of genomic DNA from Lotus japonicus ecotype B-129 chromosome 1, LjGifu_v1.2. It encodes these proteins:
- the LOC130730170 gene encoding cytoplasmic tRNA 2-thiolation protein 2, which codes for MMACNGSGGCQSGCYKDEEETRNEPTESAETDSRSSGSICIKCKLNDAVSGYGGIDDGRFCADCFRSNLFGKFRLAVTSNAMISPTDKVLVAFSGGPSSRVALQFVHDMQERAQKNFDASRDRSLPVFGVGVVFIDESVVMPIPSHEMEEAVEVISSVVSSLAPPRKDLHLVPIEMVYSSDSSDGKERMMKLVNSVSDPTGREDLLLHLRMLALQKVASEYGYNRIVLGSCISRIAAHVISATVKGQGYSLSADIQYVDARWEIPIVLPLRDCFVQEINMLCRLNGLKALKLSSGPSSSINGLVSSFVALLQEENPSRESTIVRTAGKLIPFQFNRIPEIIDGNVPLATRRRQKRYNLKSNESVSSESFCPLCNSPLDKSEIVDWSNLDDRRSSDIFYTTCCSSCQFQILPQDSKSVEQFYMDLPQSVVARAKQPNNSNLNVLREQIQDCLLSDGEDET